From the genome of Desulfocurvus vexinensis DSM 17965, one region includes:
- a CDS encoding DUF5049 domain-containing protein, whose translation MKILIRSTRLSGEPIPGSGETLQAADCLEVVELMRGQTPFTASRAPRDYMTEVLSGIEGGPTQPLPEDAAAAAAEFLTRLARHGLIEFLPDDKASDPWPERFLEALETVRLSGRTNMLDHLEVTRLTAEMGYPEVAEWLTGHRREYAAFVLDGTRPLGKNFGGKEDPAPCADK comes from the coding sequence ATGAAAATTCTGATCCGCTCCACCCGGCTTTCCGGCGAACCGATCCCCGGCAGCGGGGAAACCCTGCAGGCCGCCGACTGCCTCGAAGTTGTCGAGTTGATGCGCGGCCAGACGCCGTTTACCGCCAGCCGAGCGCCCCGGGACTACATGACCGAGGTGCTCTCCGGCATCGAAGGCGGTCCGACCCAGCCGTTGCCGGAGGACGCCGCCGCTGCGGCCGCCGAGTTTCTCACCCGCCTGGCGCGGCACGGCCTGATCGAGTTCCTGCCCGACGACAAGGCCAGCGATCCCTGGCCGGAACGATTCCTCGAAGCCCTGGAAACGGTGCGGCTCTCCGGGCGCACCAACATGCTCGACCACCTGGAGGTGACCCGGCTGACCGCCGAGATGGGCTACCCAGAGGTGGCCGAGTGGCTGACGGGCCACCGGCGCGAGTACGCGGCCTTCGTCCTCGATGGGACAAGACCGCTCGGCAAGAACTTCGGCGGCAAGGAGGACCCGGCTCCATGTGCGGACAAGTAG
- a CDS encoding glucosamine 6-phosphate synthetase gives MCGQVGIIFGRKRRRPDEQDYLREVFIRMLLHSEERGPHASGLAWLKIDGSHRIFKRPMRAHELVYEKPFQELLGQVDNETTILMGHTRWRTRGNEFNNRNNHPIRAGIVIGTHNGTIYNADYLFRRLGLPRFAEVDSELIFRLADRFAPEGPIDQEGLKKALALCRGQMSAVLASRLDPGTITVLKGNKPLCLRIHRQHRVVLYASEPAFIDFAVDFDPGWRELEVPPMTMLTIRHKDVRAIENSEFRFIPQERKGTLPEGVNA, from the coding sequence ATGTGCGGACAAGTAGGCATCATCTTCGGCCGCAAGCGCAGACGGCCGGACGAGCAGGATTACCTGCGCGAGGTCTTCATCCGCATGCTGCTGCACAGCGAGGAGCGCGGCCCGCACGCCTCCGGTCTGGCCTGGCTCAAGATCGACGGCAGCCACCGGATCTTCAAGCGGCCGATGCGGGCGCACGAACTGGTCTACGAGAAGCCGTTCCAGGAGCTGCTCGGGCAGGTCGACAACGAGACCACCATCCTCATGGGCCACACCCGCTGGCGCACCCGGGGCAACGAGTTCAACAACCGCAACAACCATCCCATCCGGGCCGGGATCGTCATCGGTACCCACAACGGCACCATCTACAACGCCGATTATCTGTTCCGCCGTCTCGGGCTGCCGCGCTTCGCCGAAGTGGACAGCGAGCTGATCTTCCGCCTGGCCGACCGCTTCGCGCCCGAAGGCCCCATCGACCAGGAGGGCCTGAAGAAGGCGCTCGCCCTCTGTCGCGGCCAGATGAGCGCCGTGCTGGCCTCGCGGCTCGACCCCGGCACCATCACCGTGCTCAAGGGCAACAAACCGCTCTGCCTGCGCATCCACCGCCAGCACCGGGTGGTGCTCTACGCCTCGGAGCCAGCCTTCATCGACTTTGCCGTGGACTTTGATCCGGGCTGGCGCGAGCTGGAGGTGCCGCCCATGACCATGCTCACCATCCGCCACAAGGATGTGCGGGCCATCGAAAACAGCGAATTCCGCTTCATACCCCAGGAGCGCAAAGGGACACTGCCCGAAGGAGTGAATGCATGA
- a CDS encoding gamma-glutamylcyclotransferase family protein: MNIGEPSKLNTNPEDSPETILRLFVYGTLKRGYWNHQRFCAQARSIEQAVVWGRLYHLHAGFPAIEVPEGLILARGSVDPLADARRQQEIGTPCFGRPTGDWNLIHGELVTFTDPQRDLPPIDRLEGFRPGGHSMYQRVMVAVLCGRTSIPAWTYWIPCPPYAERVASGQWLRP; the protein is encoded by the coding sequence ATGAACATTGGAGAACCATCAAAGCTGAACACAAATCCGGAAGACAGTCCCGAGACCATCCTCCGGCTCTTCGTCTACGGCACCCTGAAACGGGGCTATTGGAACCATCAGCGCTTCTGCGCCCAGGCCCGCAGCATCGAACAGGCCGTGGTCTGGGGCAGGCTCTACCATCTCCACGCCGGGTTCCCGGCCATCGAGGTGCCGGAAGGCCTGATCCTGGCCCGGGGCAGTGTTGATCCATTGGCCGACGCCCGCAGACAGCAGGAGATCGGCACGCCGTGCTTCGGACGCCCGACCGGCGACTGGAATCTGATCCACGGAGAGCTGGTGACCTTCACCGACCCGCAACGCGACCTGCCGCCCATCGACCGGCTGGAAGGCTTCCGGCCCGGCGGGCACAGCATGTACCAGCGGGTGATGGTGGCGGTGCTATGCGGTCGCACCTCGATTCCAGCCTGGACCTATTGGATTCCATGCCCGCCTTACGCGGAAAGAGTCGCCAGTGGCCAGTGGTTACGCCCGTGA